One Erysipelothrix amsterdamensis DNA window includes the following coding sequences:
- a CDS encoding MFS transporter: MKLLIEKNKMSIFVVLNLLLTIGMNLGHPVTPTLLKSLELPPHVFGLSFAAMCLTNFIFALVWSNVANGMKKTRILMISSIGYAIAQLLFGYALNRYSIYFARLLSGIFAGGFQVGLMSYVVNEAPEDRQSHYITISSIIVSVGAALGFFIGGYLGDVSVRLTFVIQAVFQIVLGIMFYLILGSHEKIEEKMEWSMIRNSNPLKVLQSSRHLMKDVVLILLIVTFTSSVGTTLFDQSFNYYIKDIFNFVPSQNGIIKAITGLFAVVLNVVLIRRRNRKKQGVELGLLKTVFIAMGSLAIIVSFSQTSKPFVGFALAWFGMYTVMIPILQNSVISNKHSVEEGNQLAGLYNSLLMLGKIFGALLTSLIYTISPSSTFMFAGVIFILSFIILLKPEKRMK, encoded by the coding sequence GTGAAGTTATTGATTGAAAAAAATAAGATGAGTATATTTGTGGTGTTGAATTTACTCTTAACGATAGGGATGAATTTAGGGCACCCTGTAACACCAACCCTTTTAAAGTCATTGGAGTTACCACCGCATGTTTTTGGCTTATCTTTTGCGGCAATGTGTCTTACCAACTTCATATTTGCGCTTGTTTGGTCAAATGTCGCAAATGGGATGAAGAAAACGCGTATTTTGATGATTTCATCAATTGGATACGCCATTGCTCAACTGCTATTTGGTTATGCATTAAATCGATACAGTATTTATTTTGCGAGATTACTCAGTGGTATTTTTGCAGGGGGATTCCAAGTTGGACTGATGAGTTATGTTGTGAATGAAGCACCTGAGGATCGTCAATCTCATTACATTACGATATCTTCGATTATTGTGAGTGTTGGTGCTGCCCTTGGTTTCTTTATTGGCGGTTATCTGGGTGATGTATCCGTACGCTTAACATTTGTAATTCAAGCGGTATTCCAAATTGTTTTAGGAATTATGTTTTATTTAATCTTAGGAAGTCATGAGAAAATTGAAGAAAAAATGGAATGGTCCATGATTCGCAACTCGAATCCGTTAAAAGTGCTTCAGTCTTCCCGTCATCTTATGAAGGATGTCGTCTTAATCTTATTGATTGTGACTTTCACATCTTCAGTTGGTACAACATTGTTTGATCAAAGTTTTAATTATTATATTAAAGATATTTTCAACTTCGTACCCAGCCAAAACGGGATTATTAAAGCAATTACGGGATTATTTGCGGTTGTATTGAATGTCGTTCTTATTCGACGTCGTAATCGTAAAAAACAAGGGGTGGAGCTTGGTCTTTTAAAAACAGTATTTATTGCGATGGGATCACTTGCAATCATTGTAAGTTTTAGCCAGACATCAAAACCTTTTGTTGGTTTTGCACTTGCGTGGTTTGGAATGTATACAGTAATGATTCCAATTCTTCAAAACTCAGTTATTTCGAATAAGCACAGTGTTGAGGAAGGAAATCAACTTGCCGGTCTTTATAACTCACTTTTAATGCTTGGGAAAATTTTCGGTGCATTACTAACAAGTTTAATTTATACGATTTCACCCTCATCAACCTTTATGTTTGCAGGCGTTATCTTTATCCTGTCATTTATAATTCTATTAAAACCAGAAAAAAGAATGAAATAA
- the rplL gene encoding 50S ribosomal protein L7/L12, producing the protein MAKLTSEELIASLKEMTILELNELVKAIEEEFGVSAAAPVAVAAAADAGEEEGPSEVSVILKEISGSKVGVIKALRDITGLGMMEAKALVDGAPTAIKENIKPAEAEEIKAKLVEAGAVVEVK; encoded by the coding sequence ATGGCAAAATTAACATCAGAAGAACTAATCGCTTCCCTAAAGGAAATGACAATCTTAGAATTAAATGAATTAGTAAAAGCAATCGAAGAAGAATTCGGAGTTTCAGCAGCAGCACCAGTTGCAGTTGCAGCAGCAGCAGACGCTGGCGAAGAAGAAGGACCAAGTGAAGTTTCAGTAATCTTGAAAGAAATCTCAGGTTCAAAAGTTGGAGTTATCAAAGCATTACGCGACATCACAGGTTTAGGTATGATGGAAGCTAAAGCATTAGTTGACGGAGCACCAACAGCAATTAAAGAAAACATCAAACCAGCAGAAGCAGAAGAAATCAAAGCTAAACTTGTTGAAGCTGGCGCAGTTGTAGAAGTTAAATAA
- a CDS encoding helix-turn-helix domain-containing protein has translation MLDANLKKIRLKRKLTQRELAKRVNYSQQAVAKWEVGISNPDISNLVKICEELNISVECLLCQKPKHMQEFDEWSLHLAFYHVLNLCATHHEIGFNIRELDEENKIRLINDLVMFLRKKAHLITDECK, from the coding sequence ATGTTAGACGCTAATCTAAAGAAAATACGATTAAAAAGAAAATTAACGCAGCGTGAGCTCGCGAAACGTGTAAATTACTCCCAACAAGCAGTCGCAAAGTGGGAAGTAGGTATTTCAAATCCCGATATTTCAAATCTCGTAAAGATATGTGAGGAATTGAATATTTCTGTTGAGTGCCTATTGTGTCAAAAACCAAAGCATATGCAAGAGTTTGATGAGTGGAGCTTACATTTAGCGTTTTATCATGTATTAAACTTATGCGCAACACATCACGAAATAGGTTTTAATATTCGCGAACTTGATGAGGAAAATAAAATTAGACTTATTAATGACCTGGTGATGTTCTTACGAAAAAAAGCACATTTAATCACAGACGAATGTAAATAA
- a CDS encoding TraB/GumN family protein, whose amino-acid sequence MKTIKFKDKTLHFVSTAHVSKQSVLDVQQAIETIQPQAVCIELDDNRARNLMESDKYKEIDIKQIIKTKRVGAFIATLVLSSYQKKLADDLNTSVGQEMRQAIESAKDVDASVHYIDRDVQVTFKRIWGNLTFFKKISLLSTLLFSVFEDDNVSEADVENLKESDLLFEAVREMDEKLPAISKSLLHERNAYMAEKIKALPEQEIVIVVGAAHTEGLIESLNHEHSLYDLNQIPAKKRFNISGWIVPGVIIALLFALTLKNPHMALNDLIVWFALSGGLAVLGALLCLAHPLTILTTALTAWIGTLSPVLGVGMFAGLMEAYQRPPTFEDFDSLSEHATHAKMWYKNKVLRILLIFVITSLFSSIGTFIAGGNIIGSLFK is encoded by the coding sequence ATGAAGACAATTAAATTTAAAGATAAAACACTGCATTTTGTATCCACTGCTCACGTATCTAAACAATCTGTTCTTGATGTTCAACAGGCAATTGAAACAATACAACCACAGGCCGTTTGCATTGAATTGGATGATAATCGTGCTCGAAATCTCATGGAATCTGACAAGTATAAAGAAATCGATATTAAACAAATTATAAAAACCAAACGGGTTGGTGCCTTTATCGCCACCTTGGTTCTTTCTTCTTATCAGAAAAAACTTGCTGACGATCTCAATACATCCGTTGGACAAGAGATGAGACAGGCGATTGAGAGTGCTAAAGATGTTGATGCTTCAGTCCATTATATTGATCGAGATGTTCAAGTAACGTTTAAGCGTATTTGGGGTAATCTCACATTTTTTAAGAAAATCTCACTTCTTTCCACACTTCTTTTTAGTGTCTTTGAAGATGATAATGTTTCCGAGGCTGATGTGGAAAATTTAAAAGAGAGTGATTTGTTGTTTGAAGCAGTTCGGGAGATGGATGAAAAACTCCCTGCAATCTCCAAAAGCCTTTTACATGAACGTAATGCCTATATGGCCGAAAAAATTAAGGCCCTTCCCGAGCAAGAAATCGTAATCGTGGTGGGTGCTGCACATACCGAAGGTCTTATTGAGTCTCTTAATCACGAACATTCACTATACGATTTGAATCAAATCCCCGCTAAAAAACGGTTTAATATTTCCGGATGGATTGTGCCCGGCGTTATCATCGCCTTACTTTTTGCCCTCACGCTTAAAAATCCACACATGGCGCTTAATGACCTTATCGTTTGGTTTGCACTAAGTGGTGGCCTTGCAGTCTTAGGTGCCCTCTTGTGCCTAGCACACCCCCTTACAATCCTCACGACCGCACTTACCGCTTGGATTGGAACCCTTTCACCTGTTTTAGGTGTTGGCATGTTTGCAGGTCTCATGGAAGCGTATCAAAGACCACCAACCTTTGAAGACTTTGATTCCTTATCCGAACACGCAACACATGCAAAAATGTGGTATAAAAATAAAGTTTTACGAATTTTACTAATTTTTGTAATCACATCCCTGTTTAGTTCTATCGGTACATTTATCGCCGGTGGAAATATAATCGGTTCATTATTCAAATAA
- the rplJ gene encoding 50S ribosomal protein L10 gives MRTEILENKKAVVAEIQDKVMNAGSTVIVEYRGLTVDQMTELRRQLRAENVEFKVYKNSMFQRAVEGTDFEGLKSELTGPNGVAFGEDAVAPARVLANFAKKNKKLILKAGIVDGNLVDQEEIKELSALPNHDGMVAMLAGMLQSPIRSFAYAVSQVAEQRAEGGEVVEEAAVAEEAPVVEEVKEEATEA, from the coding sequence TTGCGTACAGAAATTTTAGAAAATAAAAAAGCTGTTGTTGCAGAGATTCAAGATAAAGTAATGAATGCCGGATCAACAGTTATTGTTGAGTACCGTGGACTAACCGTAGATCAAATGACTGAACTACGTCGTCAACTTCGTGCAGAAAACGTGGAATTTAAAGTTTATAAAAACTCAATGTTCCAACGCGCTGTCGAAGGCACAGACTTTGAAGGTTTAAAATCCGAATTAACAGGACCTAACGGTGTTGCGTTTGGAGAAGATGCTGTTGCGCCTGCTCGAGTATTAGCTAACTTCGCTAAGAAGAACAAAAAGTTAATCCTTAAAGCTGGTATCGTTGACGGTAACTTAGTAGACCAAGAAGAAATCAAAGAACTCTCAGCATTACCAAACCACGATGGCATGGTTGCTATGTTGGCTGGAATGCTCCAATCACCAATCCGAAGCTTTGCTTACGCTGTATCACAAGTTGCTGAACAACGTGCAGAAGGCGGAGAAGTTGTTGAAGAGGCAGCAGTTGCTGAAGAAGCACCTGTTGTAGAAGAAGTAAAAGAAGAAGCTACAGAAGCTTAA
- a CDS encoding NAD/NADP octopine/nopaline dehydrogenase family protein, protein MKNIAIIGGGNGAHAAAADLTLKGFSVNLIEDARFKHHMQTVFDSFQIHVTGVLDGIANLKSVTTDLQKGIEDAEIIIVAVPAFAHKDYAYRLAPCLKEGQTVFIVPGTFGSLIFKKAMEDVGNQANVAFAEAHTLPYATRIIKPGHVMIMSRFNPLKVGVLPAKETMRVCHLLSDLYDGIQPVESVVACGLNSLNPVIHVPGCILNAGRIEKAQGEFYFYTEGFTSCVVRTTETLDQERIHLLEAFGYDSETVNKGVGGPNASDDLHKVISENESFASIKGPADVKGRYYSEDIPFGLATWAKLASHLHIGTPIMDSLVTLGSSILEKDCWAMGPSMEDLGLKDMNIQQIKDVIQ, encoded by the coding sequence ATGAAAAATATTGCGATCATTGGTGGCGGAAACGGCGCTCATGCTGCAGCCGCAGATTTAACGCTTAAAGGATTTTCGGTGAACTTAATTGAAGATGCACGATTTAAACATCATATGCAAACGGTTTTTGATTCGTTTCAAATTCACGTAACAGGGGTTTTGGATGGTATTGCGAATCTTAAATCTGTAACAACAGATTTACAAAAAGGTATCGAAGATGCGGAGATTATAATTGTTGCGGTACCAGCCTTTGCTCACAAAGATTACGCTTATCGCCTAGCACCATGCTTGAAGGAAGGTCAAACAGTCTTCATTGTTCCTGGTACATTTGGAAGTTTAATCTTTAAGAAAGCCATGGAAGATGTTGGTAATCAGGCGAATGTTGCCTTTGCAGAAGCTCATACGCTTCCTTATGCGACCCGAATTATCAAACCGGGACATGTCATGATTATGAGTCGCTTTAACCCACTTAAAGTAGGTGTATTACCGGCAAAAGAAACAATGCGAGTATGTCATTTATTGTCCGACCTTTATGATGGCATTCAACCTGTGGAAAGTGTTGTTGCCTGTGGATTAAACAGTTTGAATCCAGTTATTCATGTTCCAGGATGTATACTAAACGCTGGACGCATTGAAAAGGCACAAGGTGAATTCTACTTTTATACAGAAGGATTTACTTCGTGTGTTGTGCGTACAACAGAAACTTTGGATCAAGAACGCATCCATCTTCTAGAAGCTTTCGGATATGATTCTGAAACGGTTAATAAAGGAGTTGGAGGTCCAAATGCATCGGATGATCTTCATAAAGTAATTTCAGAAAATGAGAGTTTTGCATCGATTAAAGGACCTGCCGATGTGAAGGGAAGATATTATTCTGAAGATATTCCTTTTGGGTTAGCTACTTGGGCTAAATTAGCATCACATCTTCATATAGGAACACCAATTATGGATAGTTTAGTGACTTTGGGTTCTTCTATTTTGGAGAAGGATTGCTGGGCAATGGGACCAAGCATGGAAGATTTAGGTCTTAAGGATATGAATATCCAGCAAATTAAAGACGTTATACAGTAA
- a CDS encoding class I SAM-dependent methyltransferase: protein MSHYFTDNSNLNKNRRDIPFRFLDISFSVISDDGVFSKDGLDRGTEALLKVCVDQPLKGKVADLGCGIGVVGVILSHFFSDIELTGVDVNPRSVELANINYEKYNVNGINKIQDGLDGLYDFVISNPPIRVGKEKMYSLFDNAYDVLNKDGMFIFVIRKSHGAKSAQAKCEALFGNCELLKKEKGYYIYCASKR from the coding sequence GTGAGTCATTACTTTACAGACAATTCTAATTTGAATAAAAACCGGAGAGATATCCCTTTCCGGTTTTTAGACATTAGTTTTTCAGTTATCTCGGATGATGGGGTTTTCTCGAAAGATGGTCTCGATCGCGGTACCGAAGCACTACTCAAGGTTTGTGTGGATCAGCCCTTAAAAGGGAAGGTTGCTGACCTTGGATGTGGTATCGGGGTTGTTGGCGTTATACTTTCGCATTTCTTTAGTGATATTGAATTGACGGGCGTAGATGTTAATCCGCGTTCGGTTGAACTCGCCAATATAAACTATGAAAAATATAATGTGAATGGAATTAATAAAATTCAAGATGGATTGGATGGCTTGTATGACTTTGTAATCAGCAATCCACCGATTCGTGTTGGAAAAGAAAAAATGTATTCTTTATTTGATAATGCTTACGATGTTTTGAACAAAGATGGGATGTTTATCTTTGTGATTCGTAAGTCACATGGAGCAAAGTCTGCGCAAGCGAAATGTGAAGCATTATTTGGTAATTGCGAGTTATTGAAAAAAGAAAAGGGATATTACATCTATTGTGCCTCAAAGCGTTGA
- a CDS encoding BglG family transcription antiterminator, with protein sequence MELTQRQNSILLLIINAHDAITSDDIATELNISSKTVQREVQAIDSILKKHSMAITSLRGKGYLIDDSYKNEMWKTYFYNDEFDNSVLPNVRQSRVEWIIRKIANGTLNGTYFTLEALADNLFISLSTLKRDLVSVRRILREYHIFLENDYKRGLVLTGDENSIRRLINDYLVLEKSTIDINRIIGQNTPRMDIIERIIVTCIQKYQLHLTDIGFKNLSIHIEIALTRIEQGKLGLSNTTTSINTDSNAYLCAEALAGMLEEALTLKIPKSEIINIYIHLSSQKKLHTDVDNINSESHRNLQILNEALDDIYRIYGSDFRHDEILKQGLMTHLESALKRIELGLSIRNELLDEIEKNYPFEIQIAKVLAFHFLKTNAIAFNLDEVGFLALHFCGARERARQDEKSETTRAIVVCTTGVGTAMLLKAKLESQFSDALEIKKVSALYQLDKNDMDDVDLLISTVHIDRNLGVPTVVVSAIVTDRDIAHIKRYIKGNPSNSHSVADLFDEKLFIANPDTQTPQELLELMSQKALNLGYIDKACQESIIEREVLGSTEVGNLVCIPHNIEGSVYRPSIVVCVLDKPIPWKYDHVQLILMILIDQDHRTHYSDLFAELYAEIDHQYKVSNIIKNKNIAYMKSLFIE encoded by the coding sequence ATGGAATTAACACAAAGACAAAATAGTATTCTTTTGTTGATAATCAATGCACATGATGCGATTACCAGCGATGATATTGCAACTGAACTGAATATATCGAGCAAAACGGTTCAACGGGAAGTTCAAGCAATCGATAGCATCCTAAAAAAACACAGCATGGCAATCACCTCCTTACGCGGTAAAGGCTATCTTATTGACGACTCATACAAAAACGAAATGTGGAAAACGTATTTCTATAACGATGAGTTTGATAATAGCGTATTACCGAATGTAAGACAATCTCGGGTTGAATGGATTATTCGTAAAATTGCGAATGGAACTTTGAATGGCACTTATTTTACATTAGAGGCCCTTGCCGACAATTTATTTATAAGTTTATCAACACTTAAAAGAGATCTGGTCAGCGTAAGACGAATTCTAAGGGAATATCATATCTTCCTTGAAAACGATTATAAACGTGGTTTAGTCCTAACAGGTGATGAAAACAGCATTCGTCGCCTCATTAACGATTACCTTGTGTTGGAAAAATCGACCATTGATATCAACCGTATCATCGGTCAAAACACACCGCGTATGGATATTATTGAACGCATTATTGTGACATGCATTCAAAAGTATCAACTGCATCTTACAGACATTGGGTTTAAGAATCTTTCGATTCACATTGAAATTGCTTTAACACGTATTGAACAAGGTAAGCTCGGTCTAAGTAACACAACCACATCAATTAATACCGATTCAAATGCTTATTTATGTGCTGAAGCCCTAGCGGGAATGCTGGAAGAGGCATTAACCCTTAAAATTCCAAAAAGTGAAATCATAAATATTTATATCCATTTAAGTTCTCAGAAAAAACTCCATACAGATGTTGATAACATTAACTCTGAGTCTCATCGCAATTTACAAATCCTCAATGAAGCCCTCGATGACATTTATAGAATTTACGGTAGTGATTTCCGTCATGATGAAATTCTTAAACAAGGATTGATGACCCATTTAGAAAGCGCTCTAAAACGTATTGAACTCGGACTTTCAATTCGCAATGAATTGTTGGATGAGATCGAGAAGAATTATCCATTCGAAATACAAATTGCGAAGGTTCTTGCGTTTCACTTTTTAAAAACAAACGCTATAGCATTCAATTTAGATGAAGTTGGTTTCCTCGCACTTCATTTCTGCGGTGCTCGCGAGCGAGCCCGACAAGACGAAAAGAGTGAGACAACACGCGCAATTGTTGTGTGCACTACGGGAGTCGGTACCGCTATGTTGCTTAAAGCAAAATTGGAGTCACAGTTTAGCGATGCACTTGAAATTAAAAAAGTCAGTGCTCTTTATCAACTTGATAAGAACGATATGGACGATGTGGATTTACTCATCTCCACAGTTCACATCGATCGTAATTTAGGGGTTCCTACAGTTGTCGTTTCCGCAATTGTTACAGATCGAGATATCGCGCATATTAAGCGATATATTAAAGGCAATCCTTCAAATTCGCATTCGGTCGCTGATTTATTCGACGAAAAACTTTTTATCGCAAATCCTGATACGCAAACACCTCAAGAACTTCTTGAATTGATGAGCCAGAAAGCCCTCAATCTTGGCTATATCGATAAAGCGTGTCAAGAATCAATTATAGAACGCGAAGTGCTTGGTTCTACTGAAGTCGGTAACCTCGTTTGTATCCCTCACAATATCGAAGGTTCTGTATATCGACCCTCCATCGTGGTATGTGTTCTCGATAAACCCATCCCGTGGAAATATGATCACGTTCAACTCATTCTCATGATTCTCATTGATCAAGACCATCGCACACATTATTCCGATTTATTCGCGGAACTTTATGCAGAAATTGACCATCAATATAAAGTGTCAAACATTATTAAAAATAAGAATATTGCTTATATGAAATCGCTCTTTATTGAGTAG